A region from the Pseudonocardia petroleophila genome encodes:
- a CDS encoding acyl-CoA dehydrogenase family protein, translating to MDLTYSPAQTSFRARARDWLAAHVPAEPLPPPYTAEGVAAHRVWERQLHDAGYAALHWPREHGGGGAGLIEQALFGEEYVRSGAPVRLNRLALGMAGPTVMALGTPEQQQRWLPGMLSCEQLWCQGFSEPDAGSDLAAVRTRGELDGDQLVITGQKVWTSLSAFAQWMFALVRTDPAQQRHRGLTFVMIAMDSPGVELRPIRQLHGEPGFSEVFLTGVRVPLTDVVGGIGDGWAVAMATLGFERGGLGDHARFARDVDDLVELAHRAGVADDPVVRDEVAARFVEVQQFRRHIELVTSRLAAGVPTDAQASITKLYWSEMEARIFETALRILGPLAELTPQASLNLAAPGLHRRYWHARASRIFAGTSEVQRNIIAERVLGLPREPRWTST from the coding sequence GTGGACCTCACCTACTCCCCCGCGCAGACGTCCTTCCGCGCGCGGGCCCGCGACTGGCTGGCCGCCCACGTGCCGGCGGAGCCGCTGCCGCCGCCCTACACCGCGGAGGGGGTGGCCGCGCACCGGGTGTGGGAGCGGCAGCTGCACGACGCCGGGTACGCGGCGCTGCACTGGCCGCGCGAGCACGGCGGCGGCGGCGCGGGGCTGATCGAGCAGGCCCTGTTCGGGGAGGAGTATGTGCGCTCGGGCGCTCCGGTGCGCCTGAACCGGCTGGCGCTGGGCATGGCCGGACCCACCGTGATGGCCCTCGGCACGCCCGAGCAGCAGCAGCGCTGGCTGCCCGGGATGCTCAGCTGCGAGCAGCTGTGGTGTCAGGGCTTCTCCGAGCCCGACGCCGGCAGCGACCTGGCCGCGGTGCGCACCCGCGGCGAGCTCGACGGCGACCAGCTGGTGATCACCGGGCAGAAGGTGTGGACCTCGCTCTCGGCGTTCGCGCAGTGGATGTTCGCGCTGGTCCGCACGGATCCGGCGCAGCAACGGCACCGGGGCCTGACCTTCGTGATGATCGCGATGGACTCCCCCGGCGTCGAGCTGCGGCCGATCCGCCAGCTGCACGGCGAGCCGGGCTTCTCCGAGGTGTTCCTCACCGGGGTCCGGGTGCCGCTGACCGACGTCGTCGGCGGGATCGGGGACGGCTGGGCGGTGGCCATGGCCACGCTGGGCTTCGAGCGCGGCGGGCTCGGCGACCATGCCCGCTTCGCCCGCGACGTCGACGACCTGGTGGAGCTGGCGCACCGGGCCGGGGTGGCCGACGACCCCGTGGTGCGCGACGAGGTCGCCGCCCGGTTCGTCGAGGTGCAGCAGTTCCGCCGGCACATCGAGCTCGTGACCAGCCGGCTGGCGGCCGGCGTGCCCACCGACGCCCAGGCGAGCATCACGAAGCTGTACTGGTCGGAGATGGAGGCCCGGATCTTCGAGACGGCGCTGCGCATCCTCGGCCCGCTCGCCGAGCTGACGCCGCAGGCGTCGCTGAACCTGGCCGCGCCGGGGCTGCACCGCCGCTACTGGCACGCGCGGGCGTCCCGGATCTTCGCCGGGACCAGCGAGGTGCAGCGCAACATCATCGCCGAGCGCGTGCTCGGCCTGCCGAGGGAGCCCCGGTGGACCTCGACCTGA
- a CDS encoding acyl-CoA dehydrogenase family protein produces the protein MNAGSPDDRALLERTVGEIMADHCPPELVAASEGSWSQPLWAALVEAGMTSVGVPEHLGGSGGEPAEAAAVLRVVAAHAGPVPLAEALFPVAAGCAVSGLAFPLGPSTVALGPGLTIRRTGAGVVLDGTAPRVPYARFATRILVAGVGGGHRPELVALLDPAHLTLAAGDNLAGEPRDDLVAAGSEIPTDDVAEVPAGTSAQLHRLGALARAVQLAGALGTVLELTVRYAGEREQFGRPVGRFQAVAHQVAVLAGLAAAAGAAADAAVASLSRGSDPADLGLAVAAAKARTSAAAGPAARIAHQVHGAIGFTQEHRLHHLTRRLWSWREEFGSDEHWAAELGRAVVTAGPDELWPTITRI, from the coding sequence ATGAACGCGGGATCGCCCGACGACCGGGCGCTGCTGGAGCGGACCGTCGGCGAGATCATGGCCGACCACTGCCCGCCCGAGCTCGTCGCCGCCTCCGAGGGCTCCTGGAGCCAGCCGCTGTGGGCCGCGCTGGTCGAGGCCGGCATGACCTCGGTCGGGGTGCCCGAGCACCTCGGCGGGTCCGGCGGGGAGCCGGCCGAAGCCGCGGCCGTGCTGCGCGTGGTCGCCGCGCACGCCGGGCCGGTGCCGCTGGCCGAGGCGCTGTTCCCGGTCGCCGCCGGGTGCGCGGTGTCCGGGCTGGCGTTCCCGCTGGGGCCGAGCACGGTCGCGCTCGGACCCGGGCTGACGATCCGGCGGACCGGGGCGGGGGTGGTGCTGGACGGGACCGCGCCGCGGGTGCCCTACGCCAGGTTCGCCACCCGCATCCTGGTCGCCGGCGTCGGCGGGGGTCACCGTCCCGAGCTGGTTGCGTTGCTCGACCCGGCGCATCTCACGCTGGCCGCCGGTGACAACCTCGCAGGCGAACCCCGTGACGACCTGGTCGCGGCCGGGTCGGAGATCCCCACCGACGACGTCGCGGAGGTCCCGGCGGGCACCTCCGCGCAGCTCCACCGGCTGGGGGCGCTGGCCAGGGCGGTGCAGCTGGCCGGCGCGCTGGGCACGGTGCTGGAGCTGACCGTGCGCTACGCAGGCGAGCGCGAGCAGTTCGGTCGTCCGGTCGGCCGGTTCCAGGCCGTCGCCCACCAGGTCGCGGTGCTCGCGGGCCTGGCCGCCGCGGCCGGTGCGGCCGCGGACGCGGCCGTCGCCTCGCTCTCGCGCGGCTCGGACCCGGCCGACCTCGGGCTGGCGGTCGCCGCCGCGAAGGCCCGCACCAGCGCGGCGGCCGGCCCGGCGGCGCGGATCGCCCACCAGGTGCACGGCGCGATCGGCTTCACCCAGGAGCACCGGCTGCACCACCTGACGCGGCGGCTGTGGTCGTGGCGCGAGGAGTTCGGGTCCGACGAGCACTGGGCCGCCGAGCTCGGACGCGCGGTGGTCACCGCCGGTCCGGACGAGCTCTGGCCGACGATCACGAGGATCTGA
- a CDS encoding acyl-CoA dehydrogenase family protein: MPTTSTTTTIRLPDAGLPPAAEALRGEVREFLRAERDRGTIQGTSDSWLAGFDAGFSGRLGDRGWLGMTWPRRYGGHEQPSLHRFVVIEELLAAGAPVVAHWVTDRQSGPALLRYGTEEQRERLLPEMARGRSFFAIGMSEPDSGSDLASVRTTARRDGAGWRLNGTKVWTSQAHRCDYMITLCRTSPRDDAARHDGLSQFVVDLRSPGLTISPIRLLDGEHHFNEVLLEDVFVGDDMVLGEIGSGWSQVTSELAFERSGPERFLSTLPLLAALVRVADPDDRRQAVAIGQLVAQLWTLRRLSVQIAAALDRGEAPDVAAALVKDVGTTLENEIIDVARSVAPVEPSATAADPFARELARAVLHAPGFTLRGGTNEVLRGIVARGLGLR; encoded by the coding sequence ATGCCCACGACGTCGACGACGACGACGATCCGGCTTCCCGACGCCGGCCTGCCACCGGCGGCCGAGGCGCTGCGCGGCGAGGTCCGGGAGTTCCTCCGGGCCGAGCGCGACCGCGGCACCATCCAGGGCACCAGCGACTCCTGGCTGGCCGGGTTCGACGCCGGGTTCTCCGGCCGGCTCGGCGACCGCGGCTGGCTGGGGATGACCTGGCCGCGCCGCTACGGCGGCCACGAGCAGCCGTCGTTGCACCGCTTCGTGGTGATCGAGGAACTGCTCGCCGCCGGGGCGCCGGTGGTGGCGCACTGGGTGACCGACCGGCAGAGCGGGCCGGCGCTGCTGCGCTACGGCACCGAGGAGCAGCGCGAGCGGTTGCTTCCGGAGATGGCGCGCGGCCGGTCCTTCTTCGCGATCGGGATGAGCGAGCCGGACAGCGGATCGGACCTGGCCTCGGTGCGCACCACGGCGCGCCGCGACGGTGCCGGGTGGCGGCTGAACGGGACCAAGGTCTGGACCAGCCAGGCCCACCGCTGCGACTACATGATCACGCTGTGCCGCACCTCGCCGCGCGACGACGCGGCCCGACACGACGGGCTGAGCCAGTTCGTCGTCGACCTGCGGTCGCCGGGGCTGACCATCTCCCCGATCCGGCTGCTCGACGGCGAGCACCACTTCAACGAGGTCCTCCTCGAGGACGTGTTCGTGGGTGACGACATGGTCCTCGGCGAGATCGGCTCCGGATGGAGCCAGGTCACCTCCGAGCTGGCCTTCGAGCGCAGCGGTCCGGAGCGGTTCCTGTCCACGCTGCCGCTGCTGGCCGCGCTCGTCCGGGTGGCCGACCCCGACGACCGGCGCCAGGCGGTGGCCATCGGGCAGCTGGTCGCCCAGCTGTGGACCCTGCGCAGGCTCTCGGTGCAGATCGCCGCCGCCCTGGACCGCGGGGAGGCTCCCGACGTCGCCGCCGCGCTGGTCAAGGACGTCGGCACGACGCTGGAGAACGAGATCATCGACGTCGCGCGCTCTGTGGCCCCGGTGGAGCCGAGCGCCACCGCCGCCGACCCGTTCGCCCGAGAGCTGGCCCGCGCCGTGCTGCACGCGCCGGGGTTCACGCTGCGCGGAGGCACCAACGAGGTGCTGCGCGGAATCGTGGCCCGCGGGTTGGGGCTGCGATGA
- a CDS encoding enoyl-CoA hydratase-related protein: protein MTATVEEYSDILYEVKDAVARVTINRPDKLNAFTPHTVKELAHAIWRAGADSQVGVIVLTGAGERAFSAGGDVSVENEDTFRAGDDSFDKLMKELYRAFRECLKPVIARVDGYAIGGGHHMAYVTDFTIASDRSVFGQNGPRVASPAEGWLVSHLWTVVGMKRAKEIWMLCRRYTAQQALDWGLVNAVVPAEELDAEVERWCAELLALSPTVLKLIKKSFDDSTAHIREEQERFTILNQVNPGFFASGEQTEGSGAFMEKRKPDFSPWR from the coding sequence ATGACCGCAACGGTCGAGGAATACTCCGACATCCTGTACGAGGTCAAGGACGCGGTCGCACGGGTGACCATCAACCGGCCCGACAAGCTCAACGCGTTCACCCCGCACACGGTCAAGGAGCTCGCCCACGCGATCTGGCGGGCGGGCGCGGACAGCCAGGTCGGCGTCATCGTGCTGACCGGCGCGGGCGAGCGCGCGTTCTCCGCCGGCGGCGACGTGAGCGTCGAGAACGAGGACACCTTCCGCGCCGGCGACGACTCGTTCGACAAGCTGATGAAGGAGCTCTACCGCGCCTTCCGCGAATGCCTCAAGCCGGTGATCGCCCGCGTCGACGGCTACGCCATCGGCGGCGGCCACCACATGGCCTACGTCACCGACTTCACGATCGCCTCGGACCGGTCGGTGTTCGGTCAGAACGGCCCGCGCGTGGCCAGCCCGGCGGAGGGCTGGCTGGTCAGCCACCTGTGGACGGTGGTCGGGATGAAGCGGGCCAAGGAGATCTGGATGCTCTGCCGCCGCTACACCGCGCAGCAGGCGCTGGACTGGGGCCTGGTCAACGCCGTCGTACCCGCCGAGGAGCTCGACGCCGAGGTCGAGCGCTGGTGCGCGGAACTGCTCGCGCTCAGCCCCACGGTGCTCAAGCTGATCAAGAAATCGTTCGACGACTCGACCGCGCACATCCGCGAGGAGCAGGAGCGGTTCACCATCCTCAACCAGGTCAACCCCGGGTTCTTCGCCTCCGGCGAGCAGACCGAGGGCTCCGGGGCCTTCATGGAGAAGCGCAAGCCCGACTTCTCGCCCTGGCGCTGA
- a CDS encoding SDR family NAD(P)-dependent oxidoreductase — MTGVDGPTADGDARRVAFVTGGAGGIGTAVCRQLAAAGRTVAVADLSREAAEKVAADIDGIGVPLDVTDPDSVAAAVAETTERLGAPTIVINVAGWDELKPFLETDEDFTHKVLEINLNGPIRVLRATLPAMVEARYGRVVNIASDAGRVGSSMESVYSGAKSGVIGFTKTIAREFAKYGIAANTVCPGPTDTPLLRQITAGERSGSIIAAMTKAVPMRRMGTPDDVAPAVVFLASDAAGYITGQTLSASGGLTMSG, encoded by the coding sequence ATGACCGGTGTAGACGGACCGACCGCCGACGGGGACGCCCGCCGGGTCGCATTCGTGACCGGCGGCGCCGGGGGTATCGGCACCGCCGTCTGTCGACAGCTCGCGGCGGCGGGCCGCACCGTCGCCGTCGCCGACCTGTCGCGGGAGGCGGCCGAGAAGGTGGCCGCCGACATCGACGGCATCGGCGTCCCGCTCGACGTGACCGACCCCGACTCCGTGGCGGCGGCGGTCGCCGAGACCACCGAACGGCTCGGCGCCCCGACCATCGTGATCAACGTGGCGGGCTGGGACGAGCTCAAGCCGTTCCTGGAGACCGACGAGGACTTCACCCACAAGGTGCTGGAGATCAACCTGAACGGCCCGATCAGGGTGCTGCGGGCCACCCTGCCGGCCATGGTCGAGGCCCGGTACGGCCGCGTGGTCAACATCGCCTCCGACGCCGGCCGCGTGGGCTCGTCGATGGAGTCGGTGTACTCCGGGGCCAAGAGCGGCGTCATCGGCTTCACCAAGACCATCGCGCGGGAGTTCGCGAAGTACGGCATCGCGGCCAACACGGTCTGCCCCGGGCCCACCGACACCCCGCTGCTGCGCCAGATCACCGCCGGTGAGCGCTCCGGCAGCATCATCGCCGCGATGACCAAGGCGGTGCCGATGCGGCGGATGGGCACCCCCGACGACGTCGCGCCGGCCGTGGTGTTCCTCGCCTCGGACGCGGCCGGCTACATCACCGGGCAGACGCTGTCCGCCAGTGGCGGACTGACGATGAGCGGCTGA
- a CDS encoding citryl-CoA lyase — MPPADAEPYRTSLGTSSPDAIRLLGHDLTEELMGSVSFADLAFWLVALRRPTAGESRLFNAVLVALTDHGFTPIVLAARLTLLGAPEAVQGAMAAGLLGGGSRFLGTTEDTAAFLADGLAREAGRADLDALAADLVRERKAAHRTVPGLGHPLHKDGDPRTSVIHRIAEEEGVAGPHLALLAAVGRVHPAILGRTLPVNGAGVCGAALADLGIPPGLVRGVALVARSAGILGHLAEEMRDPIGRRVYDSVDRNAEYVAPDPG; from the coding sequence GTGCCGCCGGCGGACGCCGAGCCGTACCGCACGAGTCTCGGCACCTCCTCACCCGACGCCATCCGGCTGCTCGGCCACGACCTCACCGAGGAGCTGATGGGGTCGGTGTCGTTCGCCGACCTGGCGTTCTGGCTGGTCGCGCTGCGCCGCCCGACCGCGGGGGAGAGCCGGCTGTTCAACGCGGTGCTGGTGGCGTTGACCGACCACGGCTTCACGCCGATCGTGCTCGCCGCCCGGCTGACGCTGCTGGGTGCACCCGAGGCCGTGCAGGGTGCGATGGCCGCAGGGCTGCTCGGCGGGGGATCGCGGTTCCTGGGCACCACCGAGGACACCGCGGCGTTCCTCGCCGACGGCCTGGCCCGCGAAGCCGGACGGGCCGACCTGGACGCGCTCGCCGCCGACCTGGTCCGGGAGCGGAAGGCCGCGCACCGCACCGTGCCGGGGCTCGGGCACCCGCTGCACAAGGACGGCGACCCGCGCACCTCGGTGATCCACCGGATCGCCGAGGAGGAGGGGGTGGCCGGGCCGCATCTCGCCCTGCTCGCCGCCGTGGGCCGGGTGCACCCGGCGATCCTCGGCCGGACGCTGCCGGTCAACGGGGCCGGGGTCTGCGGGGCGGCGCTGGCCGATCTCGGGATCCCGCCGGGTCTGGTCCGGGGGGTCGCGCTGGTGGCCCGCTCGGCCGGGATCCTCGGACACCTGGCGGAGGAGATGCGGGACCCGATCGGGCGCCGGGTCTACGACTCGGTCGACCGCAACGCCGAGTACGTCGCGCCGGACCCCGGGTGA
- the panC gene encoding pantoate--beta-alanine ligase, translated as MDGTRTPEDRTVGGPQIHRSPGDLATAVRALRATGRGIAFVPTMGALHAGHRELIRQARRAAGDTATVVSIFVNPLQFGAGEDLGRYPRPLEADLAACREEGVELVFLPGVADMYPEGADTTVVPGPLGAQLEGAVRPGHFAGVLTVVAKLFHIVAPDLAYFGEKDYQQLALITRMVRDLNFPLTVVPVPTVREPDGLALSSRNVYLTPAERSRATTLFRALAAGAAAAADGPAAVLDAARAVLERDGGLAVDYLELRGTALNVDPGPGPARLLVAARLGTTHLIDNIGLHL; from the coding sequence GTGGACGGCACCCGGACACCCGAGGACCGCACCGTGGGCGGACCGCAGATCCACCGCAGCCCCGGGGACCTCGCCACAGCGGTGCGGGCCCTGCGCGCGACCGGCCGCGGCATCGCGTTCGTGCCGACGATGGGCGCCCTGCACGCCGGGCACCGCGAGCTGATCCGGCAGGCCCGCCGCGCCGCCGGGGACACCGCGACGGTCGTGTCGATCTTCGTCAACCCGCTCCAGTTCGGGGCGGGTGAGGACCTCGGCCGCTACCCCCGCCCGCTGGAGGCCGACCTCGCCGCGTGCCGGGAGGAGGGCGTCGAACTGGTGTTCCTGCCCGGTGTCGCCGACATGTACCCCGAGGGTGCGGACACCACGGTCGTGCCGGGTCCGCTGGGCGCCCAGCTGGAGGGCGCGGTCCGGCCCGGCCACTTCGCCGGGGTGCTCACCGTCGTGGCGAAGCTGTTCCACATCGTCGCCCCGGACCTCGCGTACTTCGGTGAGAAGGACTATCAGCAGCTCGCGCTGATCACCCGGATGGTGCGTGACCTGAACTTCCCGCTGACCGTGGTGCCCGTCCCCACCGTCCGCGAACCGGACGGCCTGGCCCTGTCCAGCCGCAACGTGTACCTCACCCCGGCCGAACGGTCGCGCGCCACGACGCTGTTCCGGGCGCTGGCGGCGGGTGCCGCCGCGGCCGCGGACGGCCCGGCCGCGGTGCTCGACGCCGCGCGTGCGGTTCTCGAGCGGGACGGGGGGCTCGCGGTGGACTACCTGGAGCTGCGCGGCACCGCGCTGAACGTCGACCCGGGGCCCGGCCCGGCCCGGCTGCTGGTGGCCGCCCGGCTGGGCACGACCCATCTCATCGACAACATCGGCCTGCACCTGTAG
- a CDS encoding flavin-containing monooxygenase, producing MTGSNRTDLDVDVVIVGAGFAGLYMLHRVRDVLGLRTVVIEAADGVGGTWYLNRYPGARCDSESYVYCYSFSEELLQEWEWSGKYPRQPEILAYLEHVADRFDLLRDVRLGTRVEAARYQDADGTWRVRTSAGDTVTARFLVTGMGLLAAAPYTPDLPGLDTFAGECHHTGRWPHEPVDLAGRRVGVIGTGSTGVQAIPVIAEQAAHLHVFQRSPQFTVPARHHTVDRAVLAEIRADYDAIWAKAKWSLSGFPWQHNGRSALDATPEEVRKTFEELWDQGGFRFVFGSYRDLLTDIRANDLAADFVREKIRETVADPDTAAKLTPTDHPFGGRRPIIDTDYFETYNRDDVTLVDLRESPIEEVTPRGIRTTAGEIELDVLVLATGFDAVTGPFTRIDITGRDGLALRDAWADGPSTYLGLAVAGFPNMFTITGPGATFGNLPVSIEHHVEWIATCIEDTLRRDLAVVEAGYEAQQRWADHVQAQAERIVAGPSGSWYDGANIPGKARRPLFFFGSFGLYRRTCEDVAANGYEGFDRQPAV from the coding sequence GTGACCGGATCGAACCGCACCGACCTCGACGTCGACGTCGTGATCGTGGGAGCCGGGTTCGCCGGCCTCTACATGCTGCACAGGGTGCGTGACGTGCTCGGCCTGCGGACCGTGGTGATCGAGGCGGCCGACGGGGTCGGCGGCACCTGGTACCTCAACCGGTACCCGGGGGCGCGCTGCGACTCCGAGAGCTACGTGTACTGCTACTCCTTCTCCGAGGAGCTGCTGCAGGAGTGGGAGTGGAGCGGCAAGTACCCGCGCCAGCCGGAGATCCTCGCCTACCTCGAGCACGTCGCGGACCGCTTCGACCTGCTGCGCGACGTCCGCCTCGGCACCCGCGTCGAGGCTGCGCGGTACCAGGACGCCGACGGCACCTGGCGCGTGCGGACCAGCGCCGGTGACACCGTCACCGCCCGGTTCCTGGTCACCGGGATGGGTCTGCTTGCCGCCGCCCCCTACACCCCCGACCTCCCGGGCCTCGACACCTTCGCCGGCGAGTGCCACCACACCGGCCGCTGGCCGCACGAGCCGGTGGACCTCGCGGGCAGGCGGGTGGGGGTGATCGGCACCGGCTCCACCGGCGTGCAGGCCATCCCGGTGATCGCCGAGCAGGCCGCGCACCTGCACGTGTTCCAGCGCAGCCCGCAGTTCACCGTGCCCGCGCGCCACCACACCGTCGACCGGGCGGTGCTTGCGGAGATCAGGGCCGACTACGACGCGATCTGGGCGAAGGCCAAGTGGTCGCTCAGCGGCTTCCCCTGGCAGCACAACGGCCGCTCCGCCCTGGACGCCACCCCGGAGGAGGTCCGCAAGACCTTCGAGGAGCTGTGGGACCAGGGCGGGTTCCGGTTCGTGTTCGGCTCCTACCGCGACCTGCTCACCGACATCAGGGCCAACGACCTCGCCGCCGACTTCGTCCGCGAGAAGATCCGCGAGACCGTGGCCGACCCGGACACGGCCGCGAAGCTGACACCGACCGACCATCCGTTCGGCGGCCGGCGGCCGATCATCGACACCGACTACTTCGAGACCTACAACCGCGACGACGTGACGCTCGTCGACCTGCGGGAGTCGCCCATCGAGGAGGTGACCCCGCGGGGCATCCGGACCACGGCCGGGGAGATCGAACTCGACGTGCTCGTCCTCGCCACCGGATTCGACGCGGTGACCGGACCGTTCACGAGGATCGACATCACCGGCCGCGACGGCCTGGCGCTGCGCGACGCGTGGGCCGACGGGCCGAGCACCTACCTGGGGCTGGCCGTCGCCGGGTTCCCCAATATGTTCACCATCACCGGCCCCGGCGCCACCTTCGGCAACCTGCCGGTGTCCATCGAGCACCACGTCGAGTGGATCGCCACCTGCATCGAGGACACCCTGCGCCGCGACCTCGCCGTGGTCGAGGCCGGGTACGAGGCCCAGCAGCGGTGGGCCGACCACGTGCAGGCCCAGGCCGAGCGGATCGTGGCCGGGCCGTCCGGGTCCTGGTACGACGGGGCGAACATCCCCGGCAAGGCCCGCCGGCCGCTGTTCTTCTTCGGAAGCTTCGGTCTCTACCGCCGGACGTGCGAGGATGTCGCGGCGAACGGCTACGAGGGCTTCGACCGGCAACCGGCGGTCTGA
- a CDS encoding TetR/AcrR family transcriptional regulator: protein MATASAPGSRPASSRGGAFDAIVTAAVDCFYEKGYEATSVQEVVERARVSKGSFYHHFAAKEDLLLLIHDAFIDSQLEMLRAAASAGRSPRETLAQLIEENLVGAERFQRYQTIFFEQRRFLSEDRFVEVKKKRDEYEQQVVTILEAGIADGSFRPVASARVLAFGIIGMSAWAYQWYRTGPMAAREIGRMYAEIVLDGLNRPQQTPR from the coding sequence ATGGCCACCGCATCCGCTCCCGGCTCCCGCCCGGCGTCGTCCCGGGGCGGGGCGTTCGACGCCATCGTCACCGCGGCCGTGGACTGCTTCTACGAGAAGGGCTACGAGGCCACGTCGGTCCAGGAGGTCGTGGAACGGGCCCGGGTGAGCAAGGGATCGTTCTACCACCACTTCGCGGCGAAGGAGGACCTGCTGCTGCTCATCCACGACGCCTTCATCGACAGCCAGCTCGAGATGCTGCGAGCGGCCGCGTCGGCCGGCCGCTCGCCGCGCGAGACCCTCGCCCAGCTGATCGAGGAGAACCTCGTCGGGGCCGAGCGGTTCCAGCGCTACCAGACCATCTTCTTCGAGCAGCGCCGCTTCCTGTCCGAGGACCGGTTCGTCGAGGTCAAGAAGAAGCGCGACGAGTACGAGCAACAGGTCGTCACGATCCTGGAGGCCGGGATCGCCGACGGCTCGTTCCGCCCGGTGGCCTCGGCCCGGGTGCTGGCCTTCGGCATCATCGGCATGTCGGCCTGGGCCTACCAGTGGTACCGCACCGGGCCGATGGCCGCCCGCGAGATCGGCCGGATGTACGCCGAGATCGTCCTGGACGGACTGAACCGACCCCAGCAGACCCCGAGGTGA
- a CDS encoding SDR family NAD(P)-dependent oxidoreductase codes for MSRLAGKVAVVTGGASGLGLATVLRFCAEGARVVAVDLNAESGKAMLSAAGAAGVADAVRFVAADVADEDDVAGAVGTAVAEFGRLDVMFNNAGVGGAFGPVTDIEVEDWDYTFAVLVRGVFLGTKHAARVMIDQGAGGSIINTASVAGLSGGAGPQAYSSAKAAVINLSRSVAVELAEHRVRVNAICPGVILTPLLHQGREEQMRELLPTVQPWPDHGRPEHIAGTALFLASEDSEFVTGQAISVDGGLTAIGPDLGNRLQTRPGDAGLVGVNRGQTGVRSQIRRRVGDPAPG; via the coding sequence GTGAGCCGGCTGGCCGGCAAGGTGGCCGTCGTGACCGGCGGGGCCAGCGGTCTCGGGCTGGCCACGGTGCTGCGCTTCTGCGCGGAGGGGGCGCGGGTGGTCGCGGTGGACCTCAACGCGGAGAGCGGCAAGGCCATGCTGTCCGCGGCCGGGGCCGCCGGGGTGGCCGACGCGGTCCGCTTCGTGGCGGCCGACGTCGCCGACGAGGACGACGTCGCCGGTGCGGTCGGCACCGCGGTCGCCGAGTTCGGCCGCCTCGACGTCATGTTCAACAACGCCGGCGTCGGCGGCGCGTTCGGGCCGGTCACCGACATCGAGGTGGAGGACTGGGACTACACGTTCGCGGTGCTGGTCCGCGGGGTGTTCCTGGGCACCAAGCACGCGGCCCGCGTCATGATCGACCAGGGTGCGGGCGGGTCGATCATCAACACCGCCTCGGTCGCCGGTCTGTCCGGCGGGGCCGGCCCGCAGGCCTACTCCTCGGCCAAGGCCGCGGTGATCAACCTGAGCCGGTCGGTCGCGGTCGAGCTGGCCGAACACCGGGTGCGGGTGAACGCGATCTGCCCGGGCGTGATCCTCACCCCGCTGCTGCACCAGGGCCGGGAGGAGCAGATGCGCGAGCTGCTGCCCACCGTCCAGCCGTGGCCCGATCACGGCCGCCCCGAGCACATCGCGGGCACCGCGCTGTTCCTCGCCAGCGAGGACTCGGAGTTCGTGACCGGGCAGGCGATCTCCGTCGACGGGGGCCTGACGGCCATCGGCCCGGACCTGGGCAACCGGCTGCAGACCCGGCCGGGCGACGCCGGACTGGTCGGGGTCAACCGCGGTCAGACCGGGGTCCGCTCGCAGATCCGCCGTCGGGTCGGCGACCCGGCCCCGGGATGA